In Nasonia vitripennis strain AsymCx chromosome 2, Nvit_psr_1.1, whole genome shotgun sequence, a genomic segment contains:
- the LOC107980661 gene encoding venom acid phosphatase Acph-1-like: protein MFSNTYLFNIFTVLFVCMISNFATADNFTLKSISVLFRHGDRTPEKSALYPTDPHVNEDFHPVSFGGLTNVGKKREYELGKFLRNRYNDFLRDVYNPGDVYARSSDYSRTKMSLLLVLAGLYPPNKDQRWTSKLNWQPIPITYMPIMKDSLLRPLRCPTFGKEHARVLQTKEYTKDFARFGDDLIKLSKFTGLNITKARQVLSLYNTLTAEAGLNLALPEWTKPYFPQGVILDVAIFDLKTLTYNTKLTRLNGGMLLRKFLDDASAVQQGRRGPNIFLYSAHEVTVSALLWALKVSKSEIPEYSSSVILELWEKDSEYYVKVVYYKGVPSESEDRTIQGCFEFCPLEDFKNILRDHIPDDVDRECFE, encoded by the exons ATGTTTTCAAACACTTacttgtttaatatttttacggtattatttgtttGCATGATATCAAATTTTGCTACAGCTGataattttactttgaaaTCAATAAGTGTA TTGTTTAGACATGGTGATCGAACTCCAGAAAAATCAGCTTTGTATCCTACGGACCCTCATGTTAATGAGGACTTTCATCCCGTTTCATTCGGGGGTCTCACGAAT GTAGGTAAAAAACGTGAATATGAGCTTGGAAAATTTCTACGCAATCGTTACAACGACTTTTTGAGAGACGTCTACAATCCGGGTGACGTTTACGCCCGGAGCAGTGACTATAGCAGGACAAAGATGAGTTTACTCCTTGTTCTTGCTGGACTTTATCCACCCAACAAAGACCAACGCTGgacttcaaaactaaactgGCAACCGATACCTATTACATACATGCCAATAATGAAGGATTCGTTATTACGTCCTCTGAGGTGTCCAAC ATTCGGGAAGGAGCATGCACGAGTCTTGCAAACAAAAGAGTACACCAAAGATTTTGCACGATTCGGGGATGATCTAATCAAATTATCCAAATTTACTGGTCTAAATATAACAAAAGCTAGGCAGGtattaagtttatataatacattgacGGCCGAAGCTGGGCTAAATTTAGCTCTCCCAGAGTGGACAAAACCTTATTTTCCACAAGGAGTTATACTGGACGTAGCTATTTTTGACTTAAAAACCCTTACATACAATACGAAATTGACAAGATTAAACGGAG GAATGCTTCTTCGCAAGTTTCTTGATGACGCGTCAGCTGTACAGCAAGGTAGACGAGGGCCAAATATCTTTCTCTACAGCGCACACGAGGTGACAGTTTCGGCACTGTTATGGGCACTAAAGGTATCAAAGTCGGAAATACCGGAATATTCTAGTTCCGTTATTCTGGAACTTTGGGAAAAAGACTCGGAATACTACGTCAAA GTGGTGTACTACAAAGGGGTTCCATCAGAATCAGAAGATCGAACGATCCAGGGATGTTTCGAATTCTGTCCCCTTGaagatttcaaaaatatattgcGCGACCATATACCCGACGACGTCGATCGAGAATGTTTCGAGTGA